Proteins found in one Limanda limanda chromosome 18, fLimLim1.1, whole genome shotgun sequence genomic segment:
- the pgm3 gene encoding phosphoacetylglucosamine mutase, with protein sequence MAEFPKVSKLSSQHQKPVGLVLQYGTAGFRTNADLLDHIMFRMGLLATLRSKKTKATIGVMVTASHNPEEDNGVKLIDPMGEMVTPAWEGYATQLANAEQDDLLTALKDIIEKEAINMSQGANVFVGKDTRSSSAALSQAVLDGVSALDGHSKDYGLVTTPQLHYMVCCLNTQGKYGVATVEGYYHKLCQAFIQLTKNASNCTDDQKHLSVDGANGIGALKVREMESRLKRELQISLFNDGSKGKLNHQCGADFVKVQQKPPTGLTINPGERGCSFDGDADRIVYYYTDSEGQFHLLDGDKIATLISTYLKELLTQAGLDLKIAVVQTAYANGSSTHYLENTMKLIVRCAKTGVKHLHHIAQEFDIGVYFEANGHGTVLFSKEAEEKIQHLTEDPNTNDERKRAALLLQSTINVINQTVGDAISDMLLIEAILAIKGMTVQQWDAIYSDLPNRQLKVKVSDRRVIDTADAERRAVSPAGLQEAIDSLVKKYKRARSFVRPSGTEDVVRVYAEAETQESTDALAHEVSLAVYRLAGGVGDEPKPLH encoded by the exons ATGGCCGAGTTCCCGAAAGTATCAAAGCTGTCCAGTCAGCACCAGAAGCCTGTAGGGTTGGTTTTGCAATATGGCACCGCCGGCTTCAGGACCAACGCCGACCTGCTGGACCACATCATGTTCAGGATGGGACTTCTGGCCACACTCCGCTCCAAGAAGACCAAGGCCACCATTGGAGTGATGGTCACTGCATCTCACAACCCAGAG GAGGACAATGGGGTGAAGCTGATCGACCCCATGGGAGAGATGGTGACACCGGCGTGGGAAGGCTATGCCACACAGCTGGCCAACGCCGAGCAGGACGATCTACTCACTGCTTTGAAAGACATTATAGAGAAAGAGGCCATCAACATGAGCCAGGGGGCAAATGTGTTTGTGGGCAAAGACACCag GAGCAGCAGTGCTGCTCTTTCCCAGGCAGTTCTGGATGGAGTGAGTGCTCTCGATGGTCACAGCAAAG ACTATGGTTTGGTGACCACTCCGCAGCTCCACTACATGGTTTGCTGTCTGAACACACAAGGAAAATATGGAGTTGCCACCGTGGAAGGATACTACCACAAACTGTGCCAGGCCTTCATTCAGCTCACTAAGAAT GCGTCCAACTGCACTGATGACCAGAAGCACCTCTCTGTGGATGGCGCTAATGGCATTGGTGCTCTGAAGGTGCGAGAGATGGAGAGTCGCCTGAAGAGGGAGCTGCAGATTTCTCTCTTCAACGACGGCAGCAAGGGAAAGCTCAACCACCAATGTGGAGCCGACTTTGTCAAAGTTCAGCAAAAACCTCCAACAG GTTTAACGATTAACCCGGGGGAGCGTGGTTGTTCCTTCGATGGCGACGCTGACCGAATTGTTTATTACTACACGGACTCTGAGGGACAGTTTCACCTGCTGGATGGAGACAAGATCGCTACTCTCATCAGCACTTACCTCAAAGAGCTGCTCACACAG GCTGGTTTAGACTTGAAGATAGCAGTGGTCCAAACCGCTTACGCTAACGGCAGCTCAACACACTATCTGGAGAACACTATGaag TTAATAGTAAGATGTGCTAAAACTGGAGTGAAGCACCTTCATCATATAGCCCAGGAGTTTGACATTGGCGTGTACTTTGAGGCCAATGGTCACGGAACT GTGCTGTTCAGTaaagaagctgaagagaagATCCAGCATCTCACTGAGGACCCCAACACCAAcgacgagaggaagagagcagcCCTCCTGCTGCAGAGCACTATTAATGTCATTAACcag ACTGTAGGTGATGCGATTTCTGACATGCTGCTGATCGAAGCCATATTAGCCATCAAGGGTATGACTGTCCAGCAGTGGGACGCGATCTACAGTGACCTGCCAAACAGGCAGCTTAAAGTCAAG gTGTCCGACCGCAGAGTGATAGACACGGCGGACGCAGAGAGGCGGGCAGTGAGTCCAGCAGGGCTGCAGGAGGCCATCGACAGTTTAGTGAAGAAATACAAACGGGCCCGTTCCTTTGTGCGACCCTCCGGCACCGAGGATGTGGTCAGAGTTTACGCTGAGGCAGAAACACAG gagAGTACCGATGCCCTCGCGCATGAAGTCAGCCTCGCTGTTTATCGCCTGGCAGGGGGAGTGGGAGATGAACCCAAACCATTGCACTAG
- the ngs gene encoding LOW QUALITY PROTEIN: notochord granular surface (The sequence of the model RefSeq protein was modified relative to this genomic sequence to represent the inferred CDS: inserted 1 base in 1 codon; substituted 2 bases at 2 genomic stop codons) yields the protein MFVATLTLGLGRFNIPLLCXGWGXGGYKDPTTGPRCEXTRLVFLKFQKLQPEVNMSRSPERMSSYRRHFEGTLAASSFQQLRVSSPSPTRRDARHRSVSFTRSGGAVGRRALSNKTRMTSSASLGALCFGMSMGLGPKLDLDAAAAENQAFMVTRTNERQEMVALNDRLAAYIEKVRTLESQNNLLEVEIETLKGRHLRPSGLRQLYESQLKEFNREAEQMRNQRDMSVAAKDAMLGQLEALKAKYDEAVEARKKTEKDIDSLRPDVDKATSARITLEKHLENLETQLAFLQRIHKEEIEELMQQIYSATSRVDITFGLPDLSSALRQIQSQYDSIAAKNLQEMDAWYKTKFQDLTNATTKHVQSVRSVREEIAGYKKDLLNKEREMEAMKTRNEYLEAQIRDAAVKYKKEEEDLEERIESVKLDLTVTKEKIAMLMREYQELLHIKMALEIEITTYRKLIEGEDSRLSTMVRNLSLTGGLCLTSGVSMQAASASAPKATTSKLDEVPSDKSSSGAEKPIDAGKPRVEVVSSDTQTDGSLEDQATEMSERKTLLIRTVKTDDDTYESNTQERTIIISGAAEETDEE from the exons ATGTTTGTGGCGACGCTCACACTGGGGTTGGGGAGGTTCAACATTCCTCTGCTGTGCTGAGGGTGGGGCTGAGGAGGATATAAAGACCCCACCACAGGTCCAAGGTGTG TGACCAGATTAGTCTTCTTGAAGTTTCAAAAGCTACAGCCAGAGGTCAACATGAGCCGCAGTCCAGAGAGGATGTCCTCATACCGCCGTCACTTTGAGGGCACCTTGGCCGCCTCGTCCTTCCAACAGCTCCGGGTGTCCAGTCCTTCTCCCACCCGCAGGGACGCCCGCCACCGGTCCGTCAGCTTCACCCGGAGTGGAGGGGCGGTGGGGCGCAGGGCCCTCTCCAACAAGACCCGCATGACCAG CAGTGCGAGTTTGGGAGCGCTGTGCTTTGGTATGTCCATGGGGCTCGGACCAAAACTGGACCTGGATGCGGCTGCAGCAGAGAACCAGGCCTTTATGGTGACCCGAACCAATGAGAGGCAGGAGATGGTGGCCCTCAATGATCGCCTGGCGGCTTACATTGAAAAG GTGCGAACGCTGGAGTCCCAAAACAATCTGCTGGAGGTTGAGATCGAGACCCTGAAGGGTCGCCACCTCCGACCCTCGGGCCTCAGGCAGCTGTACGAGTCTCAGCTGAAGGAATTCAACAGGGAGGCTGAGCAGATGAGAAATCAGAGG GACATGTCTGTGGCAGCCAAGGATGCAATGCTGGGCCAGTTAGAGGCGCTGAAGGCCAAATATGACGAAGCTGTGGAGGCCAGGAAAAAGACGGAGAAGGACATCGATTCACTACGTCCA GATGTGGATAAAGCCACCTCAGCCCGGATCACTCTGGAGAAGcacctggagaacctggagacTCAGCTGGCCTTCCTGCAGAGAATTCATAAGGAG GAAATTGAGGAGCTCATGCAGCAGATCTACTCAGCAACCTCCAGGGTGGACATCACCTTTGGCCTCCCAgacctctcctctgctctgagacAGATTCAGTCTCAGTACGACAGCATCGCCGCCAAAAACCTGCAG GAAATGGATGCCTGGTACAAGACAAAGTTTCAGGACCTGACCAACGCCACCACCAAACATGTTCAGAGTGTTCGCAGCGTGAGAGAGGAAATCGCAGGCTATAAGAAGGAT CTACTCAACAAGGAGCGTGAAATGGAGGCAATGAAGACAAGGAATGAGTATTTGGAGGCTCAGATCCGTGATGCAGCTGTGAAAtacaaaaaggaggaggaagatttaGAG GAGCGTATCGAATCTGTTAAATTGGATCTGACTGTGACGAAGGAGaagatagctatgctgatgaggGAATATCAGGAACtgctgcatataaagatggctCTGGAGATCGAGATCACCACCTACAG GAAACTGATTGAAGGGGAGGACAGCCGTCTGAGCACAATGGTGCGTAACCTGTCCCTGACAGGGGGCCTGTGCCTAACTTCCGGTGTAAGTATGCAAGCGGCCTCAGCCTCAGCTCCAAAAGCAACGACTTCAAAGCTGGATGAAGTCCCCAGTGACAAGAGCAGCAGCGGGGCTGAGAAGCCAATAGACGCTGGCAAACCGCGAGTGGAGGTGGTCTCATCGGACACCCAGACAGATGGTAGCTTAGAGGATCAGGCCACAGAGATGTCTGAGCGAAAGACACTTCTTATCAG AACAGTTAAGACAGATGATGACACGTACGAGAGCAACACACAGGAGCGCACCATCATCATTTCTGGAGCAGCCGAGGAAACAGATGAAGAATAA
- the faxca gene encoding failed axon connections homolog has protein sequence MYWRVGFAWTRSCVVDLGQNQSFFCGPLGTGEEQSFYGCIIAFPLQDPGGIMSALGSDSWWRKTLYLTGGALLAAAAYLLHELLAIRKEEELDSKDALILHQFSRPQSGVPSLSPCCLKMETYLRMVDLPYQNYFDGKLSPQGKMPWLEYNQEKVFGSEFIMDFLEERLGVSLNKSLTPQEKAMSRAITKMVEEHFYWTIAYCQWVDNLEETQKMLSVSGPLSDLLKWILSHLTGGIVKREMYGHGIGRFSKDEVYALMEKDMRTLATILGDKKYLMGSTLSTVDAAVFSHLAPAMWTLPGTRPEQLIKGELINLAMYCERIRRRFWPEWFVDLEDFYYSDTTEGSDSHSKLPDLGLYSCTDTFQEDTKTHTSPAPTPQDAPSPSPDSDPTGCSLYDSDMDTECSEMDQLKC, from the exons ATGTACTGGCGCGTCGGGTTCGCCTGGACGCGGTCGTGTGTGGTTGATCTCGGCCAGAACCAGAGCTTCTTCTGCGGCCCGCTGGGCACCGGCGAGGAGCAGTCGTTTTATGGGTGCATCATCGCCTTCCCCCTGCAGGACCCCGGCGGGATCATGTCCGCTCTGGGCTCGGACTCGTGGTGGAGGAAGACGCTGTATTTGACCGGAGGGGCTCTGCTCGCTGCCGCTGCCTATCTGCTACACGAGCTGCTGGCCATCAG aaaggaggaagagctgGACTCTAAAGATGCCCTCATACTCCACCAGTTTTCCAGGCCCCAGAGTGGCGTTCCGTCCCTGTCCCCTTGCTGCCTTAAAATGGAGACCTACCTCCGCATGGTCGACCTGCCCTACCAg AACTACTTTGACGGGAAGCTTTCGCCGCAGGGTAAGATGCCGTGGCTCGAGTACAACCAGGAGAAGGTGTTTGGCTCAGAGTTCATCATGGACTTCCTGGAGGAGAGGCTGGGCGTGAGCCTCAACAAGAGCCTGACACCGCAGGAGAAGGCCATGTCCCGCGCCATCACCAAAATGGTGGAGGAACATTTCTACTG GACCATAGCTTACTGTCAGTGGGTGGACAACCTGGAGGAGACCCAGAAGATGCTGTCGGTGAGCGGACCACTGAGTGACCTGCTCAAGTGGATCCTGAGTCACCTGACCGGCGGGATCGTCAAGAGGGAGATGTACGGCCACGGGATCGGGCGCTTTTCTAAGGACGAGGTCTACGCCCTGATGGAGAAGGACATGCGCACCCTGGCCACTATACTAG GTGATAAGAAGTACCTTATGGGCTCAACTCTTTCCACAGTCGATGCTGCAGTGTTCAGTCACCTGGCTCCTGCTATGTGGACGCTACCGGGAACACGTCCGGAGCAGCTAATCAAAG GTGAGCTGATCAACCTGGCCATGTACTGTGAGCGTATCCGCCGGCGCTTCTGGCCCGAGTGGTTCGTGGACCTGGAGGACTTCTACTACAGCGACACCACAGAGGGCAGCGACTCGCACTCCAAACTCCCTGACCTGGGTCTCTACTCCTGCACGGACACTTTCCAggaagacacaaaaacacacacttcacccgCCCCCACTCCACAGGACGCCCCGTCGCCGTCCCCGGACAGCGACCCCACAGGCTGCTCGCTTTATGACTCTGACATGGACACAGAGTGCTCTGAGATGGACCAGCTCAAGTGTTGA
- the ccnc gene encoding cyclin-C, translating into MAGNFWQSSHYLQWVLDKQDLMKERQKDLKFLTEEEYWKLQIFFANVIQALGEHLKLRQQVIATATVYFKRFYARYSLKSIDPVLMAPTCVFLASKVEEFGVVSNTRLISAATSVLKTRFSYAFPKEFPYRMNHILECEFYLLELMDCCLIVYHPYRPLLQYVQDMGQEDMLLPLAWRIVNDTYRTDLCLLYPPFMIALACLHVACVVQQKDARQWFAELSVDMDKILEIIRVILKLYDQWKNFDDRKEIAAVLNKMPKPKPPPNSESDQSSNGNQSNSYSQS; encoded by the exons ATGGCGGGAAACTTCTGGCAAAGTTCTCATTA TTTGCAGTGGGTTCTGGATAAACAGGACCTGATGAAGGAGAGGCAGAAGGACCTGAAGTTCCTCACAGAGGAGGAGTACTGGAAACTGCAGATCTTCTTTGCCAATG TGATCCAGGCTTTAGGGGAACACCTGAAGCTGAGGCAGCAGGTGATCGCCACGGCAACTGTCTATTTCAAACGCTTCTATGCAAG GTATTCCCTGAAAAGCATAGACCCAGTGCTCATGGCGCCTACTTGTGTTTTCCTTGCTTCCAAAGTTGAG GAATTTGGAGTTGTATCCAATACCAGGTTGATCTCTGCAGCAACATCTGTGT TAAAAACTAGATTTTCCTACGCCTTCCCAAAGGAGTTTCCTTACAGAATGAATCAT ATATTAGAATGTGAGTTTTACCTTCTGGAGTTGATG gaCTGCTGCCTGATCGTGTACCACCCGTACAGACCACTGCTGCAGTATGTGCAGGACATGGGACAGGAGGacatgctgctgcctctggcCTG GCGAATAGTGAatgacacgtacaggactgatctGTGTCTGCTTTACCCCCCCTTCATGATCGCCCTGG CCTGTCTGCATGTTGCCTGTGTGGTTCAGCAGAAAGATGCCAGGCAGTGGTTTGCCGAGCTCTCTGTTGACATGGACAAA ATCTTGGAGATCATCCGTGTGATTCTGAAGCTCTACGACCAGTGGAAGAACTTTGATGACAGGAAGGAAATAGCTGCTGTGCTCAACAAGATGCCTAAACCCAAACCTCCTCCTAACAG CGAGAGCGACCAGAGCTCCAACGGGAACCAAAGCAACTCTTACAGCCAGTCCTAG